A genomic segment from Syngnathus scovelli strain Florida chromosome 3, RoL_Ssco_1.2, whole genome shotgun sequence encodes:
- the trpm3 gene encoding transient receptor potential cation channel subfamily M member 3 isoform X4, translated as MASKKKWSERRETRKEQPFSTRDDASVASGASGPGRPTTRGRFSESWKRLSSRGGSTKRGALGSQQPTAQKSWIERAFSKRECVHIIVSAKDPHRCCCGRLIGQHVGLPPGISSSHNDKAERPTKNDALSEKWSISKHTQLSPTDAFGTIEFQGGGHSNKAMYVRVSYDTKPDLLLHLMTKEWQLELPKLLISVHGGLQNFELQPKLKQVFGKGLIKAAMTTGAWIFTGGVNTGVIRHVGDALKDHASKSRGKICTIGIAPWGIVENQEDLVGKDVVRPYQTMSNPMSKLTVLNSLHSHFILADNGTTGKYGAEVRLRRQLEKHISLQKINTRIGQGVPVVALIVEGGPNVISIVLEYLRDTPPVPVVVCDGSGRASDILAFGHKYSEEGGIINESLRDQLLVTIQKTFSYSRTQAQHLFIILMECMKKKELITVFRMGSEGHQDIDLAILTALLKGANASAPDQLSLALAWNRVDIARSQIFIYGQQWPVGSLEQAMLDALVLDRVDFVKLLIENGVSMHRFLTLSRLEELYNTRHGPSNTLYHLVRDVKKREYPGFSWIYFKGNLPPDYRISLIDIGLVIEYLMGGAYRCNYTRKRFRTLYHNLFGPKRPKALKLLGMEDDMPIRRGRQKTTRKREEEVDIDLDDPEINHFPFPFHELMVWAVLMKRQKMALFFWQHGEEAMAKALVACKLCKAMAHEASENDMVDDISQELNHNSREFGQLAVELLDQSYKQDEQMAMKLLTYELKNWSNATCLQLAVAAKHRDFIAHTCSQMLLTDMWMGRLRMRKNSGLKVILGLLLPPSILSLEFKNKDEMSYMPQDQEAYLQEKEEEEPEKPVKEKEEEDMEFTAMLGKVATETSRKKDVEEVQKRHRLIPMGRKIYEFYNAPIVKFWFHTMAYVGYLMLFNYIVLVKMDLEPSAQEWIVIAYVFTNGIEKMREILMSEPGKLLQKVKVWLQEYWNITDLMAILIFSVGMVLRLQEPPLMNYGRVIYCVNIIYWYIRLLDIFGVNKYLGPYVMMIGKMMIDMMYFVIIMLVVLMSFGVARQAILNPNEDPSWMLARNIFFMPYWMIYGEVFADQIDHMHSRKLQHRLNEKLWLVENYLRTLGTWRSSGASHIAQCSQDSTPCGQNITSEDGVVVALPPCKTGAWIVPAIMACYLLVANILLVNLLIAVFNNTFFEVKSISNQVWKFQRYQLIMTFHERPVLPPPLIIFSHITMVLKHLCCRWRKHDDDERDYGLKLFITEDELKKVHDFEEQCIEEYFREKDDRFHSSNDERIRGTSERVENMAMRLEEVNEREHFMKASLQTVDVRLAQMEELIGRIAVALERVTGVERGEVNKVRSRTSSDCTDSAYILRQGECADAAYILRQSSFNSTEGNTYRLQEALECTAEGSMSPPSPTGGAPRTRSHSFYVGGGRSGERVSAAERADSFFKERSLSLHRANSSQSVSSSAATKESKPLPLATLSVSQQHRPSSCIDIYVSTSEEAAPAEVFLESLRVVPPLQREASLQSDIAEAVLPGGRDLSSATTSGLGDRHSEGGAASSGTAGAVFDDSAAADLSLCSAHLLPDIGLPAWDADPSPPPSAGPLERSKSSRLLSAVGTSFLEEPTLVKSHSLMFTARSCYGGLGAGVQVKAAEYTSITDCIDTRCVSSPYTPIDRSHSPGGSTSFPFDKPSDMSSAHPEREAELSHTESDPEDLEELVPASDAPHPGTLGRPGGAPLCPPFSRLERANSCSSDDSHPSLTLAPPHRKSLSVSERMERGPGLGADRGPGPGGRGLAGTRNPFLRSKSGARPDAAKTDSLSMRKLAAPSAFRSFDRQNYT; from the exons GCGCAGAAATCATGGATAGAGAGAGCGTTCAGCAAGAGAGAATGCGTTCATATCATTGTGAGCGCCAAAGACCCCCATAG GTGCTGCTGCGGTCGCCTGATAGGACAGCATGTGGGCCTTCCCCCCGGCATCTCATCCAGTCACAATGATAAAGCGGAACGGCCGACCAAGAATGACGCTCTGTCTGAGAAGTGGTCCATCAGCAAACACACTCAACTCAGCCCGACGGATGCGTTCGGCACCATTGAGTTCCAGGGAGGAGGACATTCCAACAAAGCCATG TACGTGCGAGTGTCTTACGACACCAAGCCGGACCTGCTGCTGCATCTGATGACCAAGGAGTGGCAGCTGGAGCTGCCCAAGCTTCTCATCTCAGTCCACGGGGGGCTGCAGAACTTTGAACTGCAGCCTAAACTCAAGCAGGTTTTTGGCAAAGGGCTCATCAAGGCTGCCATGACCACCGGAGCCTGGATCTTCACCGGAGGGGTCAatacag GGGTCATTCGCCATGTGGGTGATGCGCTAAAAGACCACGCCTCCAAGTCCAGAGGAAAAATCTGCACCATCGGTATTGCTCCCTGGGGCATCGTGGAAAATCAGGAGGATCTCGTCGGTAAAGAC GTGGTGCGTCCGTATCAGACCATGTCCAACCCGATGAGCAAGCTGACGGTTCTCAACAGCCTCCACTCGCACTTCATCCTGGCCGACAACGGCACCACGGGGAAGTACGGCGCCGAGGTCAGGCTGCGGCGACAGTTGGAGAAACACATCTCCTTGCAGAAGATCAACACGC GTATTGGCCAGGGCGTACCAGTGGTGGCTCTCATTGTGGAAGGAGGCCCTAATGTGATCTCCATCGTGTTGGAGTACCTCAGGGACACCCCGCCGGTCCCTGTAGTCGTGTGTGACGGCAGCGGAAGAGCCTCCGACATCTTGGCATTTGGTCACAAATACTCCGAGGAGGGAGG CATAATTAACGAGTCTCTGAGAGACCAGTTGCTGGTGACCATCCAGAAAACCTTCAGCTACAGCCGCACACAGGCCCAACATCTGTTCATCATCCTCATGGAGTGCATGAAAAAGAAGGAGCTG ATTACAGTCTTTCGAATGGGCTCCGAAGGTCATCAAGATATTGACCTTGCCATCCTCACCGCACTTCTAAAAG gcgCCAACGCTTCAGCTCCTGACCAGTTGAGTTTGGCTCTGGCGTGGAACAGAGTCGACATTGCCCGGAGTCAGATCTTCATCTATGGACAACAGTGGCCT GTTGGTTCCTTGGAGCAAGCCATGTTGGATGCCTTAGTTCTGGACCGGGTGGACTTTGTCAAGCTGCTGATTGAAAACGGAGTCAGTATGCATCGTTTCCTCACGTTATCCAGGCTAGAGGAGCTCTACAACACG AGGCACGGCCCGTCCAACACGCTTTACCACCTCGTCAGGGATGTCAAAAAG CGAGAATATCCAGGGTTCAGTTGGATCTACTTCAAG GGAAACCTGCCCCCAGACTACCGCATCAGCCTCATCGACATCGGACTGGTCATTGAGTACCTCATGGGCGGAGCTTATCGTTGTAACTACACCAGGAAGAGATTCAGGACTCTGTACCACAACCTTTTTGGACCCAAAAGG CCCAAAGCCTTGAAACTGCTGGGGATGGAG GATGACATGCCGATCCGTAGGGGCCGCCAGAAAACCACGCGCAAacgagaggaggaggtggacatCGATTTGGACGACCCCGAAATCAACCACTTCCCTTTCCCCTTCCACGAGCTGATGGTGTGGGCCGTGCTGATGAAGCGGCAGAAGATGGCGCTCTTCTTTTGGCAACACGGCGAAGAGGCCATGGCCAAAGCCTTGGTGGCGTGCAAACTGTGTAAGGCCATGGCGCACGAGGCTTCCGAGAACGACATGGTGGACGACATCTCGCAGGAGCTCAACCACAACTCCAG AGAGTTTGGCCAGCTGGCTGTGGAACTTCTGGACCAGTCCTATAAACAGGACGAGCAGATGGCCATGAAACTCCTGACGTATGAGCTGAAGAACTGGAGCAACGCCACCTGCctgcagctggcggtagcggccAAGCATCGCGATTTCATCGCCCACACTTGCAGTCAGATGTTGCTGACCGACATGTGGATGGGACGTCTGCGCATGCGGAAAAACTCGGGACTCAAG GTCATCTTGGGTCTGCTCCTGCCGCCGTCTATCCTGAGCCTGGAGTTCAAGAACAAAGACGAGATGTCGTACATGCCCCAGGACCAGGAGGCCTACTTACAGgaaaaggaggaagaagagccCGAGAAGCCCGTCaaggagaaggaggaagaagacATGGAGTTCACA gcGATGTTGGGGAAGGTAGCCACGGAGACGTCCAGAAAGAAGGACGTCGAGGAGGTTCAGAAACGTCACCGCCTCATCCCCATGGGACGCAAGATCTACGAGTTTTATAACGCTCCCATCGTCAAGTTCTGGTTCCATACG ATGGCCTACGTTGGCTACCTAATGCTATTCAACTACATTGTCCTGGTAAAGATGGATCTAGAGCCTTCGGCGCAAGAGTGGATCGTCATCGCTTACGTCTTCACTAACGGCATTGAGAAGATGAGAGAG ATCCTTATGTCAGAGCCAGGGAAGTTGTTACAAAAGGTCAAGGTGTGGCTTCAGGAGTATTGGAACATCACAGACCTCATGGCCATCCTGATATTTTCTGTCGGCATGGTTCTGCGTCTCCAGGAGCCCCCGCTCATGAACTATGGACGGGTCATCTATTGCGTCAACATCATCTACTGGTACATCCGGCTGCTCGACATCTTTGGTGTCAACAAGTACCTGGGTCCCTATGTGATGATGATTGGCAAGATG ATGATCGACATGATGTACTTTGTGATCATCATGTTGGTGGTGCTTATGAGCTTTGGGGTGGCACGGCAGGCCATCCTCAACCCCAATGAAGACCCCTCTTGGATGTTGGCACGCAACATCTTCTTTATGCCGTACTGGATGATCTATGGCGAGGTGTTTGCTGACCAGATTGACC ATATGCATAGTAGGAAGTTACAGCACAGGCTGAATGAAAAACTCTGGCTGGTCGAAAATTACTTACGAACTCTCGGAACCTGGCGTAGTAGTGGTGCATCCCACATTGCCCAGTGCTCTCAGGATTCCA CTCCCTGTGGGCAGAACATCACCAGCGAGGACGGAGTGGTGGTCGCTCTGCCTCCGTGTAAGACGGGCGCCTGGATTGTCCCGGCCATCATGGCCTGCTACCTGCTGGTGGCCAACATACTGCTGGTCAATCTCCTCATCGCTGTGTTCAA CAACACCTTCTTCGAGGTGAAGTCCATCTCCAACCAAGTTTGGAAGTTCCAGCGCTACCAGCTCATCATGACCTTCCACGAGCGTCCGGTCCTTCCTCCGCCGCTCATCATCTTCAGTCACATTACTATGGTTCTCAAGCACCTGTGTTGTCGCTGGCGCAAGCACGATGACGACGAGAGGGACTATGGACTGA AGCTTTTCATCACAGAGGACGAGCTGAAGAAGGTCCACGACTTTGAGGAGCAGTGCATCGAAGAATACTTCAGAGAGAAGGATGACCGATTCCACTCGTCCAATGACGAAAGGATCAGAGGCACCTCGGAAAG GGTGGAGAACATGGCCATGCGTCTCGAGGAAGTGAACGAGAGGGAGCACTTTATGAAGGCCTCGCTGCAGACCGTCGACGTCCGCCTAGCGCAAATGGAGGAACTGATCGGGCGAATCGCCGTGGCCTTGGAGCGCGTGACGGGCGTGGAACGCGGGGAAGTCAACAAAGTTCGATCAAGGACCTCGTCTGACTGCACCGACTCGGCGTACATCCTCCGCCAAGGGGAGTGCGCGGACGCCGCCTACATTCTTCGCCAAAGCAGCTTCAACAGTACCGAGGGGAACACGTACCGCCTGCAGGAGGCGCTGGAGTGCACCGCCGAGGGCTCCATGTCGCCTCCTTCTCCGACCGGCGGGGCGCCACGAACGAGAAGCCATTCGTTCTACGTGGGAGGCGGTCGCAGCGGCGAACGCGTCAGCGCCGCCGAACGAGCCGACAGCTTCTTCAAAGAGCGCTCGCTCAGTCTCCATCGAGCCAATAGCTCGCAGTCTGTGTCGTCGTCCGCCGCCACCAAAGAGTCTAAGCCCCTCCCCCTGGCGACGCTGTCAGTCTCCCAGCAGCACCGTCCGTCATCGTGCATCGATATCTACGTCTCGACTTCCGAGGAGGCGGCACCCGCCGAGGTTTTTCTGGAATCTCTGCGTGTGGTCCCGCCCCTCCAGAGAGAGGCGTCGCTGCAGTCCGACATCGCGGAGGCGGTGCTGCCGGGAGGCCGGGACTTGAGCAGCGCCACCACCAGCGGCTTGGGCGACAGGCACTCGGAAGGCGGCGCGGCCAGCAGCGGGACGGCCGGCGCCGTTTTTGACGACAGCGCGGCGGCCGATCTGTCCTTGTGCTCGGCCCACCTGTTACCGGACATCGGGCTCCCTGCTTGGGACGCGGACCCGTCGCCGCCCCCCTCGGCCGGGCCCCTGGAGCGCTCCAAGAGCAGCCGGCTCCTCTCGGCGGTGGGCACGTCCTTCCTGGAAGAGCCTACTTTGGTCAAGTCCCACAGCCTGATGTTCACGGCGAGGAGCTGCTACGGCGGACTGGGTGCGGGCGTCCAGGTCAAAGCTGCAGAGTACACCAGCATCACCGACTGCATCGACACCCGCTGCGTCTCCTCGCCGTACACCCCCATCGACCGCTCGCATTCCCCCGGGGGCTCCACGTCTTTCCCTTTTGATAAGCCCTCGGACATGAGCTCCGCTCACCCAGAGAGAGAGGCCGAGCTCAGTCACACGGAGTCTGATCCGGAGGACCTCGAGGAGCTCGTTCCGGCCTCGGACGCCCCTCATCCGGGGACCCTGGGCAGACCCGGCGGGGCCCCTCTCTGCCCACCCTTCTCCAGGCTGGAGCGAGCGAACAGCTGCTCTTCAGACGACTCCCATCCTTCGCTCACGCTGGCCCCTCCGCACAGGAAGAGCCTGTCGGTGAGTGAGAGGATGGAGAGGGGACCGGGTCTGGGGGCAGACAGGGGACCTGGGCCCGGGGGGCGGGGTCTGGCGGGAACCAGAAACCCCTTCCTCAGGAGCAAGTCCGGGGCACGGCCTGACGCGGCCAAGACTGACAGCCTCTCCATGAGGAAGCTGGCCGCTCCATCAGCGTTCCGCAGCTTCGATAGACAGAACTACACGTGA
- the trpm3 gene encoding transient receptor potential cation channel subfamily M member 3 isoform X14: MASKKKWSERRETRKEQPFSTRDDASVASGASGPGRPTTRGRFSESWKRLSSRGGSTKRGALGSQQPTAQKSWIERAFSKRECVHIIVSAKDPHRCCCGRLIGQHVGLPPGISSSHNDKAERPTKNDALSEKWSISKHTQLSPTDAFGTIEFQGGGHSNKAMYVRVSYDTKPDLLLHLMTKEWQLELPKLLISVHGGLQNFELQPKLKQVFGKGLIKAAMTTGAWIFTGGVNTGVIRHVGDALKDHASKSRGKICTIGIAPWGIVENQEDLVGKDVVRPYQTMSNPMSKLTVLNSLHSHFILADNGTTGKYGAEVRLRRQLEKHISLQKINTRIGQGVPVVALIVEGGPNVISIVLEYLRDTPPVPVVVCDGSGRASDILAFGHKYSEEGGIINESLRDQLLVTIQKTFSYSRTQAQHLFIILMECMKKKELITVFRMGSEGHQDIDLAILTALLKGANASAPDQLSLALAWNRVDIARSQIFIYGQQWPVGSLEQAMLDALVLDRVDFVKLLIENGVSMHRFLTLSRLEELYNTRHGPSNTLYHLVRDVKKREYPGFSWIYFKGNLPPDYRISLIDIGLVIEYLMGGAYRCNYTRKRFRTLYHNLFGPKRDDMPIRRGRQKTTRKREEEVDIDLDDPEINHFPFPFHELMVWAVLMKRQKMALFFWQHGEEAMAKALVACKLCKAMAHEASENDMVDDISQELNHNSREFGQLAVELLDQSYKQDEQMAMKLLTYELKNWSNATCLQLAVAAKHRDFIAHTCSQMLLTDMWMGRLRMRKNSGLKVILGLLLPPSILSLEFKNKDEMSYMPQDQEAYLQEKEEEEPEKPVKEKEEEDMEFTAMLGKVATETSRKKDVEEVQKRHRLIPMGRKIYEFYNAPIVKFWFHTMAYVGYLMLFNYIVLVKMDLEPSAQEWIVIAYVFTNGIEKMREILMSEPGKLLQKVKVWLQEYWNITDLMAILIFSVGMVLRLQEPPLMNYGRVIYCVNIIYWYIRLLDIFGVNKYLGPYVMMIGKMMIDMMYFVIIMLVVLMSFGVARQAILNPNEDPSWMLARNIFFMPYWMIYGEVFADQIDPPCGQNITSEDGVVVALPPCKTGAWIVPAIMACYLLVANILLVNLLIAVFNNTFFEVKSISNQVWKFQRYQLIMTFHERPVLPPPLIIFSHITMVLKHLCCRWRKHDDDERDYGLKLFITEDELKKVHDFEEQCIEEYFREKDDRFHSSNDERIRGTSERVENMAMRLEEVNEREHFMKASLQTVDVRLAQMEELIGRIAVALERVTGVERGEVNKVRSRTSSDCTDSAYILRQGECADAAYILRQSSFNSTEGNTYRLQEALECTAEGSMSPPSPTGGAPRTRSHSFYVGGGRSGERVSAAERADSFFKERSLSLHRANSSQSVSSSAATKESKPLPLATLSVSQQHRPSSCIDIYVSTSEEAAPAEVFLESLRVVPPLQREASLQSDIAEAVLPGGRDLSSATTSGLGDRHSEGGAASSGTAGAVFDDSAAADLSLCSAHLLPDIGLPAWDADPSPPPSAGPLERSKSSRLLSAVGTSFLEEPTLVKSHSLMFTARSCYGGLGAGVQVKAAEYTSITDCIDTRCVSSPYTPIDRSHSPGGSTSFPFDKPSDMSSAHPEREAELSHTESDPEDLEELVPASDAPHPGTLGRPGGAPLCPPFSRLERANSCSSDDSHPSLTLAPPHRKSLSVSERMERGPGLGADRGPGPGGRGLAGTRNPFLRSKSGARPDAAKTDSLSMRKLAAPSAFRSFDRQNYT; this comes from the exons GCGCAGAAATCATGGATAGAGAGAGCGTTCAGCAAGAGAGAATGCGTTCATATCATTGTGAGCGCCAAAGACCCCCATAG GTGCTGCTGCGGTCGCCTGATAGGACAGCATGTGGGCCTTCCCCCCGGCATCTCATCCAGTCACAATGATAAAGCGGAACGGCCGACCAAGAATGACGCTCTGTCTGAGAAGTGGTCCATCAGCAAACACACTCAACTCAGCCCGACGGATGCGTTCGGCACCATTGAGTTCCAGGGAGGAGGACATTCCAACAAAGCCATG TACGTGCGAGTGTCTTACGACACCAAGCCGGACCTGCTGCTGCATCTGATGACCAAGGAGTGGCAGCTGGAGCTGCCCAAGCTTCTCATCTCAGTCCACGGGGGGCTGCAGAACTTTGAACTGCAGCCTAAACTCAAGCAGGTTTTTGGCAAAGGGCTCATCAAGGCTGCCATGACCACCGGAGCCTGGATCTTCACCGGAGGGGTCAatacag GGGTCATTCGCCATGTGGGTGATGCGCTAAAAGACCACGCCTCCAAGTCCAGAGGAAAAATCTGCACCATCGGTATTGCTCCCTGGGGCATCGTGGAAAATCAGGAGGATCTCGTCGGTAAAGAC GTGGTGCGTCCGTATCAGACCATGTCCAACCCGATGAGCAAGCTGACGGTTCTCAACAGCCTCCACTCGCACTTCATCCTGGCCGACAACGGCACCACGGGGAAGTACGGCGCCGAGGTCAGGCTGCGGCGACAGTTGGAGAAACACATCTCCTTGCAGAAGATCAACACGC GTATTGGCCAGGGCGTACCAGTGGTGGCTCTCATTGTGGAAGGAGGCCCTAATGTGATCTCCATCGTGTTGGAGTACCTCAGGGACACCCCGCCGGTCCCTGTAGTCGTGTGTGACGGCAGCGGAAGAGCCTCCGACATCTTGGCATTTGGTCACAAATACTCCGAGGAGGGAGG CATAATTAACGAGTCTCTGAGAGACCAGTTGCTGGTGACCATCCAGAAAACCTTCAGCTACAGCCGCACACAGGCCCAACATCTGTTCATCATCCTCATGGAGTGCATGAAAAAGAAGGAGCTG ATTACAGTCTTTCGAATGGGCTCCGAAGGTCATCAAGATATTGACCTTGCCATCCTCACCGCACTTCTAAAAG gcgCCAACGCTTCAGCTCCTGACCAGTTGAGTTTGGCTCTGGCGTGGAACAGAGTCGACATTGCCCGGAGTCAGATCTTCATCTATGGACAACAGTGGCCT GTTGGTTCCTTGGAGCAAGCCATGTTGGATGCCTTAGTTCTGGACCGGGTGGACTTTGTCAAGCTGCTGATTGAAAACGGAGTCAGTATGCATCGTTTCCTCACGTTATCCAGGCTAGAGGAGCTCTACAACACG AGGCACGGCCCGTCCAACACGCTTTACCACCTCGTCAGGGATGTCAAAAAG CGAGAATATCCAGGGTTCAGTTGGATCTACTTCAAG GGAAACCTGCCCCCAGACTACCGCATCAGCCTCATCGACATCGGACTGGTCATTGAGTACCTCATGGGCGGAGCTTATCGTTGTAACTACACCAGGAAGAGATTCAGGACTCTGTACCACAACCTTTTTGGACCCAAAAGG GATGACATGCCGATCCGTAGGGGCCGCCAGAAAACCACGCGCAAacgagaggaggaggtggacatCGATTTGGACGACCCCGAAATCAACCACTTCCCTTTCCCCTTCCACGAGCTGATGGTGTGGGCCGTGCTGATGAAGCGGCAGAAGATGGCGCTCTTCTTTTGGCAACACGGCGAAGAGGCCATGGCCAAAGCCTTGGTGGCGTGCAAACTGTGTAAGGCCATGGCGCACGAGGCTTCCGAGAACGACATGGTGGACGACATCTCGCAGGAGCTCAACCACAACTCCAG AGAGTTTGGCCAGCTGGCTGTGGAACTTCTGGACCAGTCCTATAAACAGGACGAGCAGATGGCCATGAAACTCCTGACGTATGAGCTGAAGAACTGGAGCAACGCCACCTGCctgcagctggcggtagcggccAAGCATCGCGATTTCATCGCCCACACTTGCAGTCAGATGTTGCTGACCGACATGTGGATGGGACGTCTGCGCATGCGGAAAAACTCGGGACTCAAG GTCATCTTGGGTCTGCTCCTGCCGCCGTCTATCCTGAGCCTGGAGTTCAAGAACAAAGACGAGATGTCGTACATGCCCCAGGACCAGGAGGCCTACTTACAGgaaaaggaggaagaagagccCGAGAAGCCCGTCaaggagaaggaggaagaagacATGGAGTTCACA gcGATGTTGGGGAAGGTAGCCACGGAGACGTCCAGAAAGAAGGACGTCGAGGAGGTTCAGAAACGTCACCGCCTCATCCCCATGGGACGCAAGATCTACGAGTTTTATAACGCTCCCATCGTCAAGTTCTGGTTCCATACG ATGGCCTACGTTGGCTACCTAATGCTATTCAACTACATTGTCCTGGTAAAGATGGATCTAGAGCCTTCGGCGCAAGAGTGGATCGTCATCGCTTACGTCTTCACTAACGGCATTGAGAAGATGAGAGAG ATCCTTATGTCAGAGCCAGGGAAGTTGTTACAAAAGGTCAAGGTGTGGCTTCAGGAGTATTGGAACATCACAGACCTCATGGCCATCCTGATATTTTCTGTCGGCATGGTTCTGCGTCTCCAGGAGCCCCCGCTCATGAACTATGGACGGGTCATCTATTGCGTCAACATCATCTACTGGTACATCCGGCTGCTCGACATCTTTGGTGTCAACAAGTACCTGGGTCCCTATGTGATGATGATTGGCAAGATG ATGATCGACATGATGTACTTTGTGATCATCATGTTGGTGGTGCTTATGAGCTTTGGGGTGGCACGGCAGGCCATCCTCAACCCCAATGAAGACCCCTCTTGGATGTTGGCACGCAACATCTTCTTTATGCCGTACTGGATGATCTATGGCGAGGTGTTTGCTGACCAGATTGACC CTCCCTGTGGGCAGAACATCACCAGCGAGGACGGAGTGGTGGTCGCTCTGCCTCCGTGTAAGACGGGCGCCTGGATTGTCCCGGCCATCATGGCCTGCTACCTGCTGGTGGCCAACATACTGCTGGTCAATCTCCTCATCGCTGTGTTCAA CAACACCTTCTTCGAGGTGAAGTCCATCTCCAACCAAGTTTGGAAGTTCCAGCGCTACCAGCTCATCATGACCTTCCACGAGCGTCCGGTCCTTCCTCCGCCGCTCATCATCTTCAGTCACATTACTATGGTTCTCAAGCACCTGTGTTGTCGCTGGCGCAAGCACGATGACGACGAGAGGGACTATGGACTGA AGCTTTTCATCACAGAGGACGAGCTGAAGAAGGTCCACGACTTTGAGGAGCAGTGCATCGAAGAATACTTCAGAGAGAAGGATGACCGATTCCACTCGTCCAATGACGAAAGGATCAGAGGCACCTCGGAAAG GGTGGAGAACATGGCCATGCGTCTCGAGGAAGTGAACGAGAGGGAGCACTTTATGAAGGCCTCGCTGCAGACCGTCGACGTCCGCCTAGCGCAAATGGAGGAACTGATCGGGCGAATCGCCGTGGCCTTGGAGCGCGTGACGGGCGTGGAACGCGGGGAAGTCAACAAAGTTCGATCAAGGACCTCGTCTGACTGCACCGACTCGGCGTACATCCTCCGCCAAGGGGAGTGCGCGGACGCCGCCTACATTCTTCGCCAAAGCAGCTTCAACAGTACCGAGGGGAACACGTACCGCCTGCAGGAGGCGCTGGAGTGCACCGCCGAGGGCTCCATGTCGCCTCCTTCTCCGACCGGCGGGGCGCCACGAACGAGAAGCCATTCGTTCTACGTGGGAGGCGGTCGCAGCGGCGAACGCGTCAGCGCCGCCGAACGAGCCGACAGCTTCTTCAAAGAGCGCTCGCTCAGTCTCCATCGAGCCAATAGCTCGCAGTCTGTGTCGTCGTCCGCCGCCACCAAAGAGTCTAAGCCCCTCCCCCTGGCGACGCTGTCAGTCTCCCAGCAGCACCGTCCGTCATCGTGCATCGATATCTACGTCTCGACTTCCGAGGAGGCGGCACCCGCCGAGGTTTTTCTGGAATCTCTGCGTGTGGTCCCGCCCCTCCAGAGAGAGGCGTCGCTGCAGTCCGACATCGCGGAGGCGGTGCTGCCGGGAGGCCGGGACTTGAGCAGCGCCACCACCAGCGGCTTGGGCGACAGGCACTCGGAAGGCGGCGCGGCCAGCAGCGGGACGGCCGGCGCCGTTTTTGACGACAGCGCGGCGGCCGATCTGTCCTTGTGCTCGGCCCACCTGTTACCGGACATCGGGCTCCCTGCTTGGGACGCGGACCCGTCGCCGCCCCCCTCGGCCGGGCCCCTGGAGCGCTCCAAGAGCAGCCGGCTCCTCTCGGCGGTGGGCACGTCCTTCCTGGAAGAGCCTACTTTGGTCAAGTCCCACAGCCTGATGTTCACGGCGAGGAGCTGCTACGGCGGACTGGGTGCGGGCGTCCAGGTCAAAGCTGCAGAGTACACCAGCATCACCGACTGCATCGACACCCGCTGCGTCTCCTCGCCGTACACCCCCATCGACCGCTCGCATTCCCCCGGGGGCTCCACGTCTTTCCCTTTTGATAAGCCCTCGGACATGAGCTCCGCTCACCCAGAGAGAGAGGCCGAGCTCAGTCACACGGAGTCTGATCCGGAGGACCTCGAGGAGCTCGTTCCGGCCTCGGACGCCCCTCATCCGGGGACCCTGGGCAGACCCGGCGGGGCCCCTCTCTGCCCACCCTTCTCCAGGCTGGAGCGAGCGAACAGCTGCTCTTCAGACGACTCCCATCCTTCGCTCACGCTGGCCCCTCCGCACAGGAAGAGCCTGTCGGTGAGTGAGAGGATGGAGAGGGGACCGGGTCTGGGGGCAGACAGGGGACCTGGGCCCGGGGGGCGGGGTCTGGCGGGAACCAGAAACCCCTTCCTCAGGAGCAAGTCCGGGGCACGGCCTGACGCGGCCAAGACTGACAGCCTCTCCATGAGGAAGCTGGCCGCTCCATCAGCGTTCCGCAGCTTCGATAGACAGAACTACACGTGA